AACAATCTATAATTACACAATTTAAAATATTGATAGCAGGGCCAAAGCTCTGCTATTATTATTTTACGACGCTACAAACCAGCGTATCAGTAAGTTTTTGATTTCAGCATTTCCTCGAAATAATTGATCAGCAGTTTTCGCTCTGCTTCGGATAAATTAGCCTCCTTATGATACACAATATATCCGGGCATCGGCATTGTCCTGCTTTGAAGTGTTGGAATAATACTGTTAAGCATACTTATCTTCAAATCTGAATTGTAAGTTTGCCAGATCGAAAAGTTCAGATGCTCTCTTCCATCATTAACATGGCTTTTTATAGACCATGATATAGGCGCTATATAAGAATACTTAGGATATACCGTTTCGTTGGAATGACAGTCATAGCAAGCTCCTTTTATAAGTTTAGTGATCTTTTCGGGTGTTTGTTTTGCATCTACAAAATTTACCTTATGATCAACGGGCATATTGGTCCTGTCTATAGGGATAAACTGAATGAGTGCAAAAACAACCAGGCTCCAGAATACAATCTTCTTTATCGTTTTCATACGTTCTCTATCTCACAGGTTGCAATACGGAATTACCGGACTTAAGTGCAGGATTATCCTTTTCAACAGGCTTTTCAACAACCGGTTTAGGAATATTTAATCCTTTTGTATCCAGCACTCTTGTATCCTTTAAATCCCATTCTTCATTGCTGTCCCATAAAGGTCTTACAACAACAGCTTTATAGAAAATATAAGAGTCTTCCGCAAACACGTCGTTCTGAAAGTCTGCTTCATCCCAATATTTATTATCATTGTTGTCAACCAGAACCCTTACAACATAATCTCCGGGTTTCAGAATATCGAATTTAACAGCGTCCCCCTTTGTATATTTCTGGTAAACCACTTTTTCAGATGTATCCAATAGCTGAAGCCAATAATTCGAAGCGGGGGCATTTTGGAGCTTGAATGCAAGGCTGCCGTAGTTCTCTACCTTATCTGCCTCAAAGTCAAACCGTTTTGATGTTGGGTTTTTATCATAGAATGACAGAACAGTTGTTTTAGGAACAACCAGCTGATATTTTTTTCCCGGAACAAAATCGGATTGAATCAGGATCTGATACGGATTGGTTTCGGAAATTTTTGCCGTGAAGTTCTGAGTCGTTAAACTATCACTTTTCAATACCCATTTATCCGTATTTATTTTATCAATGACGTAATTGGAAGTAATCCTGAAATCTGTTTTAGGAGGTAAAAGAGATCCG
The sequence above is drawn from the Chryseobacterium daecheongense genome and encodes:
- a CDS encoding heme-binding domain-containing protein produces the protein MKTIKKIVFWSLVVFALIQFIPIDRTNMPVDHKVNFVDAKQTPEKITKLIKGACYDCHSNETVYPKYSYIAPISWSIKSHVNDGREHLNFSIWQTYNSDLKISMLNSIIPTLQSRTMPMPGYIVYHKEANLSEAERKLLINYFEEMLKSKTY